Part of the Chitinophagaceae bacterium genome, ACGACTTCTGCTGTAACTTCCGGTTGGCTGACTTTTGTACTCATATTTGTTTTTTACAGAGGCAAAATTACATAAAAAAAGTATAGCTTTTAAATTCCCGCAACTCTTAAAATATGCTTTTTTAAAATGAATCCATTGAATTAAATTATATTTGCGCATTGGTTCATAGCATGATTTTTATAATATTTACACTTTTTTTTAGCTGGATTGTTTATAAATTCTCCTTTTTTCAAATAGGGAATTTATCAAAGCCCTTTTTAATTGGTGTTTGGCTGTTAAAAAGTGTGGCTGCCTGGTTTTATTGCGAGTATCATATTATCCATGCAAACGGAGCAGATACGTTGGGCTATTTTCGGGATGCAGCTATGATTTCCCGGCTTCTTTTTGAGCAACCCATGATTTTTTTAGAACTGGTTTTTGCACCTTCTGCTCATTATCCCGTTCCTGAGCATATTGAGCCCTATGTAGATAAAATGGGTTGGTGGCATACACCTCAGACATATTTTATCATCCGGTTTCATGCCGTTATATCCCTGTTTACCTTTCAAAGTTTTCATACTAATGCACTGTTTTTTTCTTTTATGGCTTTTGCCGGAATTGTTGCTTTCGCCAGAGCTATAGTTCAGTTGTTGCCTGAATTTTCAAAATTCGCTTTATTTCCCTTGTTTCTTTTGCCTTCTCTGATTTTTTGGACAAGTGGCGGTCATAAAGAGTCTTTTTTGATTTTTTGCTTTGGGTTTAGTCTTTATTTTCAAATATGCTGGTTTCGTGAAAAGCGTTTTTACTATTTGTTGTTGATGGTCTTGTTTTTCCTGGGGATATTTTTTTCCAGAAAATATATTGCTTTTTTTGTTTGTCCTTTTTTAGTAGCTAATTTTTTAGTCTACTATACTAAAAGGTATCAATACTCAATAGTTGCAATGTTTTGGGTGTTTTGGTTAGTGGTTTTTGCATTTATTGAATTTCCCAATATACAGATGAATTATTTGGAAGCCATACAGGACAAGTATTTGCAGTTTCAAACTCTGGCAACGGGAAACACCCACTTTGAATTAGCATATTTTGAAACCGGTCTGCTTCATATTTTAAGCAGATTTCCGGAGAGCTTTTTTAATTCATTTCTCAGACCATCCGGTTTAATCGGCTTTGGCTTGTGGCAGACTATCACAGCTTTAGAAAATATTGGAATAGTCCTGATAATACTTATTTGTATCTTCTATTTTGACCGCTCAAAACTGCATCCCTACCTGATTAATTTATTAATCTATTCTGCTTTAGTGTTGATTTTATTGGGCTTCATAGTACCTAATGCAGGCGCAATTGTACGCTATAGAATCATAATCTTCCCATTATTTGTTTTATTTTTTAGTTTAACTGCTAAGGATAAATTATATAAATATATATATGGGTTAATTCCTTTCATTAGACCATTAAAATAGCTTTTTTTGGGCTTAAAAACTAAATGTTTTTAATCAAGCCACCTATTTTTTTACAAAAAATCAAAAAAAAATCAAAAAAAATGTTGATTAGACAAAATTTAAAAATATTTTTGTAAAAAAAACACCATGTCAAATCCAAGATTTAGTGCAATCTCTAAAATTGCTGACAGAAACCCTGTTACAGTAAAAATTCCTTCTGAAAGAATTTCAGATTATTTTGGTTCAAATGTTTTTGATGATGAGTCCATGCGTAAATTTATGCCTGAGGATGTTTACAAAAGTGTAAAATCATCTATTCGCTTGGGTACTAAAATTGACCGTAAGGTAGCCGATCAGGTGGCGACATCTATGCAGGCCTGGGCAATCAGTCACAATGCTACGCATTTTACACATTGGTTTCAACCGCTTACAGGTGCCACTGCCGAAAAGCACGATAGTTTTTTCACAATTTTCCCGAATACCAAAGGAATTGAGAATTTTATAGGAGATAGTTTAGTTCAGCAGGAGCCGGATGCTTCCAGTTTACCGAGTGGCGGTATTCGAAATACCTTTGAGGCCAGAGGTTATACGGCCTGGGATCCTTCATCACCGGCTTTTATAATGGAAATCGGTTCAGGCAAAACGCTTTGTATTCCAACTATTTATGTTTCTTATACCGGTGAATCGCTAGATTTTAAAGCACCGCTTTTAAAGTCACAAAATGCCTTAGACGAAGCAGCAACAGAGGTTGTGAAGTTTTTTGATAAAAATGTAAATTATGTAGTTCCCACTTTAGGCTGGGAGCAGGAATACTTTTTAGTAGATTTGGATTTGTATTTTAACAGACCGGATTTAGTTTTAACCGGACGTTGTCTGCTGGGTAACACACCGGCCAAAAATCAGCAATTAGAAGATCATTATTTTGGTTCTATACCGGAAAGAGCATTTAATTTTATGGTAGATTTTGAAAAAGAATCGCATAAATTAGGCATTCCGGTTCGTACCAGACATAACGAGGTGGCTCCGGGACAATTTGAATGTGCTCCTATTTTTGAAGAAGTCAACTTGGCAGTAGACCACAATCAGTTGATAATGGATTTAATGGATCGTGTAGCCCGTAAGCATAAGTTAAAAGTGCTTTTACATGAAAAACCTTTTGCCAGCTTAAACGGTTCGGGTAAACACAATAACTGGTCTTTAATGACCGATGCCGGAAAGAATCTTTTAGCTCCGGGAACTACTCCAAAGAATAATCTTTCTTTTCTTACCTTTTTTGTGAATACTATAGCAGCCGTAAATAATAATGCCGATTTGCTAAGAGCTTCTATAGCTTCAGCCGGAAACGACCATCGCTTGGGTGCTAATGAAGCTCCACCGGCAATCATTTCTATCTATATCGGTGAACACCTGACCGCTTTGCTTGAAGAAATTGAAGAAAGAGTGAAAAAAGGGCCGATAAATGAGATGGAAAAGCAGGAATTGAAATTAGATATTCACAATAAAATACCGGATTTATTATTGGATAATTCAGACAGAAACAGAACTTCTCCATTTGCTTTTACCGGAAATAAATTTGAGTTCAGAGCAGTAGGGTCTACTTTGAATTGTGCCGGTCCAATGACAGTTTTGAATACGATTATGGCTGATCAATTGAAAAAATTTAAAGCCGAAGTAGACAATTTGATTTCTGAAGGTGAAAAGAAAGACGGCGCTATCTTACGAGTTTTGAGAAGAAATATCTCAGAAAGTAAGCGTATTTTGTTTGAAGGAGATAATTATTCAGAAAGCTGGGCAAAAGAAGCTGAAAAAAGAGGACTGAGTAATTTAAAAAATACTCCGGATGCACTGGCTCTGTCTTTAGAACAAGTAAATATTGACGTTTTTACACGAAATAAGGTTCTAACGGAAAAAGAAATTCATTCCAGAGTAGAGATACAGATGGAACAATATGCTAAAAAGATTCAAATTGAATCAAGGGTTATCGGTGACCTGGCTGTAAATCACATCATACCTGCGGCAATTAACTACCAAAACAAGCTGATTGTGAATGCAAATGGATTAAAGAATTTAGGTTTTAAAAATGCAGAGATAGAAACACAATTGAATTTATTAAAACGAATTCAGCATTTGATTGAAAGCTTACGAAAAGATGTCGTTTTAATGGTTGAAGCAAGAAAGAAAGCCAATGAAATTGAAGATTCTGCTAAGCGGGCTAAGAATTATGCAACTAAAGTAAAACCAACTTTTGATAGTATCCGTTATA contains:
- a CDS encoding glutamine synthetase type III; amino-acid sequence: MSNPRFSAISKIADRNPVTVKIPSERISDYFGSNVFDDESMRKFMPEDVYKSVKSSIRLGTKIDRKVADQVATSMQAWAISHNATHFTHWFQPLTGATAEKHDSFFTIFPNTKGIENFIGDSLVQQEPDASSLPSGGIRNTFEARGYTAWDPSSPAFIMEIGSGKTLCIPTIYVSYTGESLDFKAPLLKSQNALDEAATEVVKFFDKNVNYVVPTLGWEQEYFLVDLDLYFNRPDLVLTGRCLLGNTPAKNQQLEDHYFGSIPERAFNFMVDFEKESHKLGIPVRTRHNEVAPGQFECAPIFEEVNLAVDHNQLIMDLMDRVARKHKLKVLLHEKPFASLNGSGKHNNWSLMTDAGKNLLAPGTTPKNNLSFLTFFVNTIAAVNNNADLLRASIASAGNDHRLGANEAPPAIISIYIGEHLTALLEEIEERVKKGPINEMEKQELKLDIHNKIPDLLLDNSDRNRTSPFAFTGNKFEFRAVGSTLNCAGPMTVLNTIMADQLKKFKAEVDNLISEGEKKDGAILRVLRRNISESKRILFEGDNYSESWAKEAEKRGLSNLKNTPDALALSLEQVNIDVFTRNKVLTEKEIHSRVEIQMEQYAKKIQIESRVIGDLAVNHIIPAAINYQNKLIVNANGLKNLGFKNAEIETQLNLLKRIQHLIESLRKDVVLMVEARKKANEIEDSAKRAKNYATKVKPTFDSIRYSVDKLERYIEDESWPMPKYRELLFIR